A window of the Synechococcus sp. JA-3-3Ab genome harbors these coding sequences:
- the nrdJ gene encoding ribonucleoside-triphosphate reductase, adenosylcobalamin-dependent, which yields MGSLGEFPATAPAAAPVFYRTYSRRRPDSSRETWSDVCDRTLADIARLGRFTPQERELVERLQRQLKALISGRALWVMGTDWIQKPENYSGAYNCTSLTVVDWRSFGLMMDLAMMGCGTGAVLEPQFINRLPPILNRLQVQVVGSIGATPRHSRQEHTPIQRQGSRVHIQVGDSRRGWVESYQALLELAADPSFGGQVEVTVDLSHVRPAGERLKGFGGVANPIKLPGLYQRCAAILNKAVGRQLNSVECCLLIDEAAATVVAGNIRRSAGMRQFAADDELGSSAKDNLWQQDEQGNWRIDPERDALRMANHTRVFHRKPTREECIAAVRKQFYSGEGAIQWAGEAVARANADLINTPELKREFLNVYASEGPEGARRWIEERQAASSSPSVQPPTWHRVQRYGLNPCVTADTWIHTGDGPRQVKDLIGKQHSTYVNGELFSTTPEGFFYSGTKPVLKLVTQEGFSLRLTGNHRVLKVIAQTPKAQYTEWVPAEELRPGDRILLHNHRDLTPWDGEGTWEEGWLLGNLLGDGSLATTQGNDTAVLRYGQDTQQERSLHAAQVLQAAVGYEPRRPETCYHPKLKCWVIHSTGLARLAAKFGMAPGQKQMTAALEATSFDFHRGFLCGLFDADGSVQGGQEKGVSVRLSQSNLDTLKAVQRMLARLGIVSAIYENRRPAGYRLLPDSKRQPAPYACKVQHELVISGDNLHQFQAVVGFREPRKAQKLGELLGSYQRRLNREWFTVTVAALEPDGVEPVYDCTVPGPSCFDANGLVVHNCGEIIGCDFHCNLAEIHLNRLDPHNRQEQEEAFTAGALSAAALLHHRFVEPRFQRSREWDPIVGVSFTGLFDFCVKAFGVDWLRWWQEGRPDTPLGREFKQQEREYLSFWKEVVHRVVWDYCDRHGLRRPNRCTTVQPAGTKSLLTNASPGWHPPKAQRYIRRITFAKNDPVALACLDYGYSVVPAQSDKDENGNLLNDPFDPRCTEWLVELPVEVEWANLPGAEEIEIERFSALAQFDFYMQVQKYYTTHNTSATLELREDEIEALGSRIYEAIRDDEGYISAALLARFDAPFPRLPFEKIDKATYERLMAEVKQRRKVDNFYEALARYDRNLALTAEGPAGCDALGCLMPEASPQGENLSR from the coding sequence ATGGGCTCCCTGGGCGAATTTCCAGCCACGGCCCCGGCGGCTGCCCCAGTGTTCTACCGCACCTACAGTCGGCGTCGCCCAGATAGCAGCCGCGAGACCTGGAGCGACGTCTGCGATCGCACCCTGGCCGATATTGCCCGCTTAGGGCGTTTTACTCCTCAAGAGCGGGAGCTGGTGGAACGTCTGCAGCGGCAGTTGAAGGCCTTGATCTCCGGTCGGGCCCTGTGGGTGATGGGCACCGACTGGATCCAGAAGCCGGAAAACTACTCCGGTGCCTACAACTGCACCAGCCTCACCGTGGTGGACTGGCGCTCTTTTGGCCTGATGATGGATTTGGCCATGATGGGCTGCGGCACGGGGGCGGTGCTGGAGCCCCAGTTCATCAACCGCTTGCCCCCCATCCTCAACCGCCTGCAGGTGCAGGTGGTGGGATCCATCGGCGCCACGCCGCGGCATTCTCGGCAGGAGCACACCCCCATCCAGCGGCAGGGATCCCGGGTGCACATCCAGGTGGGGGATAGCCGGCGGGGCTGGGTGGAGTCCTACCAGGCGCTGCTGGAGCTGGCGGCGGATCCCAGTTTTGGGGGTCAGGTGGAGGTGACGGTGGATCTCAGCCATGTGCGCCCCGCTGGGGAGCGGCTAAAAGGGTTTGGGGGCGTGGCCAACCCCATCAAGCTGCCCGGCTTGTACCAGCGCTGTGCCGCCATCCTCAACAAAGCCGTGGGCAGGCAACTGAACTCGGTAGAGTGCTGCCTGCTCATTGATGAGGCGGCCGCAACGGTGGTGGCGGGGAATATCCGCCGTAGTGCAGGTATGCGCCAGTTTGCCGCCGACGACGAGCTGGGATCTAGCGCCAAAGACAATCTCTGGCAGCAGGACGAGCAGGGCAACTGGAGAATTGACCCTGAGCGAGATGCCCTGCGCATGGCCAACCACACCCGGGTATTTCACCGCAAGCCAACGCGGGAAGAGTGCATTGCTGCCGTGCGCAAGCAGTTTTACTCCGGCGAGGGGGCTATCCAGTGGGCTGGAGAAGCCGTAGCGCGGGCCAACGCCGACCTAATCAACACCCCCGAGCTGAAGCGGGAGTTCCTCAACGTCTATGCCTCGGAGGGACCCGAGGGAGCTAGGCGCTGGATAGAGGAGCGGCAGGCAGCTAGTAGCTCTCCGTCTGTCCAACCGCCAACGTGGCATAGGGTGCAACGGTATGGGCTGAACCCCTGCGTTACCGCAGACACTTGGATCCACACGGGCGACGGCCCGCGCCAGGTGAAAGACCTTATTGGCAAGCAGCACAGCACCTACGTCAACGGCGAGCTATTCAGCACGACCCCAGAGGGGTTTTTCTACTCCGGCACCAAGCCCGTGCTCAAGCTGGTGACCCAGGAGGGATTTTCTCTTCGGCTGACGGGCAACCATCGTGTTCTCAAAGTCATTGCCCAGACTCCAAAGGCGCAATACACGGAATGGGTGCCGGCAGAAGAGCTCCGCCCGGGCGACCGCATTCTGCTGCACAACCATCGCGACCTGACCCCCTGGGATGGTGAGGGGACCTGGGAGGAAGGCTGGCTCTTGGGGAATTTGCTGGGCGACGGCAGCCTTGCCACAACCCAGGGGAATGACACGGCTGTACTGCGCTATGGGCAGGATACGCAGCAGGAGAGGAGCCTCCATGCGGCTCAGGTGTTGCAGGCTGCGGTAGGGTACGAACCTCGCCGGCCAGAGACCTGTTATCACCCCAAGCTGAAGTGCTGGGTTATCCATTCCACCGGCTTGGCGAGACTGGCGGCTAAGTTCGGCATGGCTCCAGGACAGAAGCAAATGACTGCGGCACTGGAAGCCACAAGCTTTGATTTCCACCGCGGCTTTTTGTGCGGCCTGTTTGACGCAGACGGCAGTGTGCAGGGCGGTCAAGAGAAGGGAGTTAGTGTGCGGCTTTCCCAAAGCAACCTGGACACCCTCAAAGCTGTGCAGCGCATGCTGGCGCGTCTAGGGATTGTCTCGGCCATCTACGAGAATCGCCGTCCCGCTGGGTATCGTCTGCTGCCTGATAGCAAGCGCCAGCCAGCCCCCTACGCCTGCAAGGTGCAGCACGAGCTGGTCATTAGCGGGGACAACCTGCACCAGTTTCAGGCAGTGGTGGGCTTTCGAGAACCGCGCAAAGCTCAGAAGCTAGGTGAACTGCTCGGCAGCTACCAGCGCCGGCTCAACCGGGAGTGGTTTACGGTTACAGTTGCAGCCCTGGAGCCTGACGGCGTGGAACCGGTCTATGACTGCACCGTGCCCGGCCCAAGCTGCTTTGATGCCAATGGGTTGGTTGTCCACAACTGCGGTGAGATCATCGGATGCGACTTCCACTGCAATCTGGCCGAGATCCACCTCAACCGGCTAGATCCCCACAACCGCCAGGAGCAAGAGGAGGCCTTTACGGCAGGGGCCCTGTCGGCTGCGGCGCTATTGCACCACCGCTTTGTTGAGCCCCGCTTCCAGCGCTCAAGGGAATGGGATCCCATTGTCGGCGTCTCGTTTACTGGTCTATTTGACTTTTGCGTCAAAGCCTTTGGGGTGGACTGGCTGCGCTGGTGGCAGGAAGGGAGGCCCGATACGCCTCTGGGGCGGGAGTTTAAGCAGCAGGAGCGGGAATACCTCAGCTTCTGGAAGGAGGTCGTCCACCGCGTGGTCTGGGACTACTGCGACCGCCACGGGTTGCGCCGTCCCAACCGCTGCACCACTGTTCAGCCCGCCGGCACCAAGTCCCTGCTCACCAACGCCTCCCCCGGCTGGCACCCGCCCAAGGCCCAGCGCTACATCCGCCGCATCACCTTTGCCAAAAACGACCCCGTGGCCCTCGCCTGTCTGGACTACGGCTACTCGGTGGTGCCCGCCCAGTCTGATAAGGATGAAAACGGCAACCTGCTCAACGACCCCTTTGATCCCCGCTGCACCGAGTGGCTGGTGGAGCTGCCGGTGGAGGTGGAGTGGGCCAACTTGCCCGGCGCTGAGGAGATTGAGATTGAGCGCTTTTCTGCCCTGGCCCAGTTCGACTTCTACATGCAGGTGCAAAAGTACTACACCACCCACAACACCTCGGCCACCCTCGAGCTGCGCGAGGACGAGATCGAGGCGCTGGGATCCCGCATTTACGAGGCCATCCGCGACGACGAGGGCTACATCAGCGCAGCACTGCTGGCCCGCTTCGACGCTCCCTTCCCCCGCTTGCCCTTTGAGAAAATTGACAAAGCCACCTATGAACGGCTGATGGCCGAGGTCAAGCAAAGGCGAAAGGTCGATAACTTCTACGAGGCGCTGGCGCGCTATGACCGCAACCTCGCCCTAACCGCAGAGGGGCCAGCAGGGTGTGATGCCCTCGGCTGTCTGATGCCGGAGGCTAGCCCGCAGGGCGAGAACCTGTCCCGCTAG
- a CDS encoding site-2 protease family protein translates to MTSRLRIGSLWGIPLFLDYTWFPAALLLVLSYGVVTALGLFLSLLAHELAHSLVARAYGVRVSSITLFIFGGMAAIEREVPRPLGAFWVALAGPLLSLGLFVLFSVAGAWAGPGSPLTSTLASLAAINLMIALFNLLPGLPLDGGQMLKAAIWGWTGDRQKGMLWAARAGQGVGWGLVALGLWVVFLGSLNGLWIGLIGLFIVNSARRYEQYAQLQQVLARLKAADVMTRRFRVVDAGMSLREFVDRYLVPSSLRPEAPAQPADVYFAEEDGRYRGLVRPELLNDIERSQWDHLTLKAILKPMEQLQGVQEETPIPQVIQMMRQAEPRRILVFTPSGAIAGLIDRGDVVAVAARELGVVLPQEVVQRLRDSEEWPPGFQVEENLAGEGSPNPQQQA, encoded by the coding sequence ATGACCAGTCGCCTGCGCATCGGTAGCCTGTGGGGGATCCCCCTCTTCCTTGACTACACCTGGTTTCCGGCGGCCCTGTTGCTGGTGCTCTCCTATGGCGTGGTGACGGCCCTGGGGCTGTTTCTCTCTTTGCTGGCTCACGAGCTGGCCCACAGCCTGGTGGCCCGCGCCTATGGGGTACGGGTGAGTTCCATCACCCTGTTCATCTTTGGCGGCATGGCGGCCATTGAGCGGGAAGTCCCCCGTCCCCTGGGCGCTTTTTGGGTGGCCCTGGCAGGGCCCCTTCTCAGTTTGGGCTTGTTTGTCCTCTTTAGCGTGGCCGGAGCTTGGGCTGGGCCGGGGTCGCCCCTGACCTCAACCCTCGCCAGCCTGGCTGCCATCAACCTAATGATTGCCCTGTTTAATCTGCTGCCGGGACTGCCCCTGGATGGGGGGCAGATGCTCAAAGCGGCGATCTGGGGTTGGACAGGGGATCGGCAAAAGGGCATGCTGTGGGCGGCTCGCGCTGGGCAAGGGGTAGGCTGGGGGTTGGTGGCCCTGGGGTTGTGGGTGGTGTTCTTAGGGAGCCTCAACGGCCTGTGGATAGGCCTGATTGGCCTATTTATCGTCAACAGCGCCCGCCGCTATGAGCAGTATGCGCAACTGCAGCAGGTGCTGGCCCGCCTAAAAGCTGCGGATGTGATGACCCGCCGGTTTCGGGTGGTGGATGCGGGCATGAGCCTGCGGGAGTTTGTCGATCGCTACCTGGTGCCTTCTTCCCTCAGGCCGGAAGCCCCAGCTCAGCCAGCGGACGTTTATTTTGCCGAAGAAGATGGCCGCTACCGCGGCCTGGTCAGGCCGGAACTGCTCAACGACATCGAGCGTAGCCAGTGGGATCACCTCACCCTCAAAGCCATTCTCAAGCCGATGGAGCAACTGCAGGGGGTGCAAGAGGAAACCCCCATCCCCCAGGTGATTCAGATGATGCGCCAGGCAGAGCCGCGCCGCATTCTGGTCTTCACCCCCAGCGGCGCCATTGCCGGCTTGATCGACCGCGGCGATGTGGTAGCGGTGGCGGCGCGGGAGTTGGGGGTGGTACTGCCCCAGGAGGTGGTGCAGAGGCTGCGCGACAGCGAAGAATGGCCCCCTGGCTTCCAGGTAGAAGAAAACCTCGCCGGCGAGGGATCCCCTAATCCACAGCAGCAAGCGTGA
- a CDS encoding M16 family metallopeptidase, translating to MNRTHRLLPAHTYCLSNGLGVILHPIPIADSATVDVWVRTGGRNEPPEWLGISHFLEHMVFKGSERLAPGELDRAIEGRGGIANAATGQDYTHYYMTVAAADLPETLPYLAEAVLRAGIPDQEFEQEQQVILEEIRRAADNLGYTAYQLLMETAFGVEHPYGRPVLGTPASLMGLTPELLRAYHRGWYRPEFMTVVVTGGIDPERALALVEKEFGGSAGGPGWIAPPISPQPRPQGVLRRESAHARAEEARLKLAWPTVSLDAWEQVCGLELLAVVLGEGRSSRLVHLLREQRGWVRAIGCSSLVLKEGGLFCISAQLEVEDLAQVESTILHEIEKLQQDGIGQAELDRARRMLTHELLFSAESPSQLASLYGYYETLVGVQRLQEYLELLQAFTPAQIRELAQQYLSPQAYVVALLKPAASDAAAASELQLACR from the coding sequence TTGAATCGCACACACCGTCTTTTGCCTGCCCATACCTATTGCCTGAGCAACGGGCTGGGCGTCATTCTTCACCCTATCCCAATTGCCGATTCTGCAACTGTCGATGTCTGGGTTCGGACAGGCGGGCGCAACGAGCCACCAGAGTGGCTAGGCATCTCCCATTTTCTGGAGCACATGGTCTTCAAGGGCAGCGAGCGACTGGCCCCCGGCGAGCTGGATCGGGCCATCGAGGGCCGGGGGGGAATTGCCAACGCTGCTACTGGCCAGGATTACACCCACTACTACATGACAGTAGCTGCCGCCGATCTGCCGGAGACTTTGCCCTATCTGGCGGAGGCAGTGTTGCGGGCTGGGATCCCCGATCAGGAGTTTGAGCAAGAGCAGCAGGTGATTTTGGAGGAGATTCGCCGCGCTGCTGACAACCTGGGCTACACCGCCTATCAGCTCCTCATGGAAACTGCCTTTGGGGTGGAGCACCCCTATGGGCGACCTGTGCTGGGCACGCCGGCAAGCCTGATGGGGTTGACCCCAGAGCTACTACGCGCCTACCACCGCGGCTGGTACCGACCCGAATTCATGACGGTGGTGGTGACGGGAGGCATTGATCCTGAGCGAGCTCTGGCCTTGGTGGAAAAGGAGTTTGGCGGCTCCGCCGGTGGCCCTGGTTGGATTGCCCCTCCGATCTCTCCTCAGCCCCGCCCGCAGGGGGTTCTGCGCCGCGAAAGCGCCCACGCCCGCGCAGAAGAGGCCCGCCTGAAATTAGCCTGGCCCACTGTCAGCCTCGACGCCTGGGAGCAGGTGTGCGGCCTAGAGCTGTTGGCCGTAGTGCTGGGGGAGGGCCGTAGTTCGCGGCTGGTGCATCTGTTGCGCGAGCAGCGGGGCTGGGTGAGGGCTATCGGCTGCTCTTCGCTGGTGCTGAAGGAGGGGGGGCTCTTTTGCATCAGCGCTCAACTGGAGGTAGAGGATTTGGCACAGGTGGAGTCAACCATCCTGCACGAGATCGAGAAGTTACAGCAGGACGGCATTGGCCAAGCGGAGCTGGATCGCGCCCGGCGCATGCTCACCCACGAGCTGCTCTTCTCCGCCGAGTCCCCCAGTCAACTGGCCAGCCTCTACGGCTACTACGAGACCCTGGTTGGGGTACAGCGCCTGCAGGAGTACCTGGAGCTGTTGCAAGCGTTTACTCCGGCGCAAATCCGCGAGCTGGCGCAGCAGTATCTCTCCCCTCAGGCTTACGTGGTCGCTCTGCTCAAGCCGGCTGCCTCTGACGCTGCCGCGGCTTCGGAGCTGCAACTGGCCTGCCGTTGA
- a CDS encoding M16 family metallopeptidase produces the protein MAFQSWIPCPMHPTLSTTQRGHLQRLCLTNGITLLVGQNAAVEILAAHCFFRGGSRVEQPQQAGLSQLLAAVLTKGTRQRDSQAIAAWVESLGASLSVDSAADHFEVALRCVAEDFPELLQLLAEILRDPSFPEAEVARERDLMLQAIRARQERPFSLAFDQVRRALYGDHPYALPELGGVETVGSLTREDLLAYHATYCRPEGMVMAVIGPEPPETVAAQVEAALGDWVSAGPPAPDPALPLSPLERPQLLKLPQPTQQTTILMGFRGSPAASADYPALKLLATYLGSGLSSRLFVELRERSGLAYEVSAFFATRRDPAPFGAYLGTAPENTLVALERLQAEIRRLHDTLLSGEEVEMAQRKLLGQYALSKQTNAQVAQLAGWYEILGLGLEFDQQYLQRVRQLTPAHLHQAATTYLVNPAIALVGPEEALAKVEL, from the coding sequence ATGGCCTTTCAGTCTTGGATCCCTTGCCCAATGCACCCCACCCTGTCCACCACCCAACGCGGCCATCTGCAGCGCCTCTGCTTGACCAACGGCATCACGCTGCTGGTGGGCCAGAACGCGGCGGTGGAGATCCTGGCTGCCCACTGTTTTTTTCGCGGCGGCAGCCGGGTAGAGCAACCGCAGCAGGCGGGCTTGAGCCAGTTGCTGGCCGCTGTCCTCACCAAGGGCACCCGGCAGCGCGACTCCCAGGCTATTGCCGCTTGGGTGGAATCGTTGGGAGCTTCCCTTTCGGTAGACAGCGCCGCCGATCATTTCGAGGTCGCCCTGCGCTGTGTAGCGGAGGATTTTCCGGAGCTGTTGCAGTTGCTGGCGGAGATCCTCCGCGATCCCAGCTTTCCCGAGGCAGAGGTGGCGCGGGAGCGGGACTTGATGCTGCAAGCCATTCGCGCCCGACAGGAACGGCCTTTCAGCTTGGCTTTTGATCAGGTGCGGCGGGCCCTCTATGGGGATCACCCCTACGCCCTGCCAGAGCTGGGAGGAGTGGAAACAGTGGGATCCCTGACCCGCGAGGATTTGCTGGCCTACCACGCCACCTACTGCCGCCCAGAGGGCATGGTGATGGCGGTGATCGGCCCAGAGCCGCCCGAGACAGTGGCGGCCCAAGTGGAAGCGGCTCTGGGAGATTGGGTGAGCGCCGGCCCGCCCGCCCCCGACCCAGCCCTGCCGCTGTCTCCCTTGGAGAGGCCGCAACTGCTGAAGCTGCCCCAGCCCACCCAGCAGACGACGATCTTGATGGGCTTCCGCGGCTCCCCTGCCGCTTCCGCCGACTATCCGGCCCTGAAGCTATTGGCCACCTACCTGGGCAGCGGCCTGTCCAGCCGCCTGTTTGTGGAGCTGCGCGAGCGCAGCGGCCTGGCCTATGAGGTCTCGGCCTTTTTTGCCACCCGCCGGGATCCCGCCCCTTTTGGGGCCTACCTGGGCACGGCACCGGAGAACACTTTGGTGGCCCTGGAGCGCCTGCAAGCGGAGATCCGTCGCCTCCACGACACCCTCCTGAGCGGCGAGGAAGTGGAGATGGCCCAGCGCAAGCTCTTGGGCCAATATGCCCTCAGCAAACAAACCAACGCCCAAGTGGCCCAACTGGCCGGTTGGTACGAGATTTTGGGCCTGGGCCTGGAGTTCGACCAGCAGTATTTGCAGCGAGTAAGGCAGCTCACCCCTGCCCATCTCCATCAGGCCGCAACAACCTACCTGGTCAACCCGGCCATTGCCCTGGTGGGGCCGGAAGAAGCTTTGGCAAAAGTTGAACTGTAG
- a CDS encoding DUF554 domain-containing protein, with amino-acid sequence MAPPGTGTLVNALAILVGSGLGWAAGRRLPERISQTLLQALGSLVLVLGIQMALTLSSAAQAVTVLLALIGGALLGEGIDLEAAFERLGQGLEKRVSPWLGPSPIARAFVTTTILFVVGPMTLLGAIQDGLGDPSLLLVKAALDGIATLAFTASLGWGTLFSALPVLLVQGGVALLARQLQPLLRPDLLAALEATGGILILGIGINLLGLARLRVANLLPALVIVELLVGFFPLWDLDF; translated from the coding sequence ATGGCTCCTCCCGGCACCGGCACCCTTGTCAATGCCCTCGCGATCCTAGTGGGCAGCGGCCTCGGTTGGGCGGCGGGCCGTCGCCTGCCCGAACGCATAAGCCAAACCCTGTTGCAAGCCCTGGGATCCCTGGTGTTGGTCTTGGGGATCCAGATGGCTCTCACCCTCAGCAGCGCTGCCCAGGCGGTAACGGTTTTGCTGGCCCTGATCGGGGGGGCTTTGCTGGGGGAAGGGATCGACCTCGAGGCCGCCTTTGAGCGGCTGGGACAGGGCCTGGAAAAGCGGGTGAGCCCCTGGCTGGGCCCCAGCCCTATCGCCCGCGCCTTCGTGACCACCACCATCCTGTTTGTGGTCGGCCCCATGACTCTGCTGGGAGCTATCCAGGATGGCCTGGGGGATCCCTCGCTGCTCTTGGTCAAGGCCGCCTTGGATGGCATTGCCACCCTTGCCTTTACGGCCAGCCTCGGCTGGGGCACGCTGTTTTCCGCCCTGCCGGTGCTCTTGGTTCAGGGAGGCGTGGCCCTGCTGGCGCGGCAACTGCAGCCGCTGTTGCGCCCAGACCTGCTCGCCGCCTTGGAAGCCACTGGCGGGATCCTCATCCTGGGTATTGGCATTAACCTGCTCGGCCTGGCCCGCCTGCGGGTGGCCAACCTGCTGCCCGCTTTGGTGATTGTGGAGCTGCTGGTGGGATTTTTCCCCCTCTGGGATCTCGACTTCTAG
- a CDS encoding GNAT family N-acetyltransferase, whose protein sequence is MSFWKGLFAAAGAATTKEPAQTAKADRRQETLAVGGETIVFSLDPNLDLYELEELCDAVGWSRRPIHKVRKALQHSFLVVSMWQQRGSYRRLIGFARATSDHAFNATIWDVVVHPEFQGRGLGRRLMEKVIHELRAQDISNITLFADRDVVSFYERLGFTPDPEGIKGMFWYPR, encoded by the coding sequence ATGAGCTTTTGGAAAGGCCTGTTTGCGGCAGCAGGGGCCGCTACAACCAAAGAGCCGGCGCAAACAGCCAAAGCCGACCGTCGCCAGGAAACGTTGGCGGTGGGGGGGGAGACTATTGTCTTTAGCCTGGATCCCAACTTGGATCTGTATGAGCTGGAGGAACTTTGCGATGCAGTAGGGTGGTCGCGTCGCCCCATCCACAAGGTTAGGAAAGCCCTGCAACACAGTTTTCTGGTGGTGTCGATGTGGCAGCAGCGGGGCAGCTACCGTCGCCTCATCGGCTTTGCCCGCGCCACCTCTGACCACGCCTTCAATGCCACCATCTGGGATGTGGTGGTGCATCCTGAGTTTCAGGGCCGGGGGCTGGGCAGGCGGCTGATGGAAAAGGTGATCCACGAGCTGCGCGCCCAAGACATCAGCAACATCACCCTCTTTGCCGACCGCGATGTGGTTAGCTTCTACGAGCGGCTGGGCTTTACGCCCGACCCGGAGGGGATCAAGGGCATGTTCTGGTACCCCCGCTAG
- a CDS encoding esterase/lipase family protein, producing the protein MAALPTVILPGYLAGASEYEPLRRELEARGYPARVVPLQVRSWLPTLGGRPVTPILQALQATIRRTQAEFEVDRVNLVAHSAGGWIARIYLGSVPYGGQVWQGREHVSTLISLGSPHTSRERWTRRNLDFVNTHYPGAFWPQVKYVCVAGKAIQGRRVGLGSLWRQEHYLAWLAYNSYRLTAGQGELWGDGITPIEAAHLPGAINLTLPDCHHSGRGGRRWYGSPEVVDRWAPYLV; encoded by the coding sequence ATGGCTGCTCTGCCCACGGTGATCTTGCCCGGTTATCTGGCGGGCGCCTCTGAGTATGAGCCTTTGCGTCGGGAGCTGGAGGCCCGCGGTTACCCGGCTCGGGTGGTGCCGCTGCAGGTGCGCAGTTGGCTGCCTACCCTGGGAGGAAGGCCCGTCACGCCCATCTTGCAGGCGCTGCAGGCCACGATTCGGCGTACCCAAGCCGAGTTTGAAGTGGACCGGGTTAACCTGGTGGCCCACTCCGCGGGCGGCTGGATTGCCCGCATCTACCTGGGATCCGTGCCCTACGGGGGGCAGGTCTGGCAGGGGCGGGAGCACGTTTCCACCCTAATTAGCCTGGGATCCCCGCACACCAGCCGGGAGCGCTGGACAAGGCGCAACCTGGACTTCGTTAACACCCACTACCCGGGAGCCTTCTGGCCACAGGTCAAATACGTCTGTGTGGCGGGCAAGGCCATCCAAGGGCGGCGCGTGGGCCTGGGATCGCTATGGCGGCAGGAGCATTATCTGGCTTGGCTGGCCTACAACAGCTACCGGCTTACCGCCGGCCAAGGGGAGCTGTGGGGAGATGGCATCACCCCCATTGAGGCCGCCCATCTGCCAGGGGCCATCAACCTCACCCTTCCCGACTGTCACCATTCTGGTCGAGGCGGGCGGCGCTGGTACGGCTCGCCTGAGGTGGTGGACAGGTGGGCCCCCTATTTGGTCTAG
- the psb29 gene encoding photosystem II biogenesis protein Psp29: MNPVRTLSATKAAFFSAYPRPINAAYRRVVEELLVELHLTTVNSAFVYDPFFALGLVTLYDSLMEAYHPPEQREAIFNALCKALHLKPEVLRKNARDLLELMRSGDPVQRYNLLCLKPEAEDVGGLKAILQRMTQPPYAYSRVLAVGLYTAYEAVATSLYKEPEERTRHFLEDVIGNLPFSPERVKKDLELYRSNLDRLKQARAIVEEMVKAARRQQERRQSTASLPETPAADRRESSG, from the coding sequence GTGAACCCTGTTCGTACCCTCTCCGCCACCAAAGCGGCCTTTTTCAGCGCCTACCCTCGTCCGATCAACGCCGCCTACCGGCGAGTGGTGGAGGAGTTGCTGGTGGAGCTGCACCTGACCACCGTCAACAGCGCCTTCGTCTACGATCCTTTTTTTGCCCTGGGTCTGGTTACTCTCTACGACAGCCTGATGGAAGCCTACCATCCCCCAGAGCAGCGCGAGGCCATCTTCAACGCCCTCTGCAAGGCGCTGCACCTGAAGCCGGAGGTGTTGCGCAAGAACGCCCGCGACCTGCTGGAGCTGATGCGCAGCGGGGATCCCGTCCAGCGATACAACCTGCTCTGTCTCAAGCCGGAGGCAGAAGATGTGGGCGGGCTGAAGGCGATTTTGCAGCGCATGACCCAGCCCCCCTACGCCTACAGCCGAGTTTTGGCGGTTGGCCTCTACACGGCCTACGAAGCGGTGGCCACCTCGCTCTACAAGGAGCCGGAAGAGCGCACCCGCCACTTTCTGGAGGACGTGATCGGCAACCTACCCTTTTCGCCGGAGCGAGTCAAAAAAGATCTGGAGCTTTACCGCAGCAACTTGGATCGCCTGAAGCAGGCGCGGGCCATCGTCGAGGAGATGGTGAAAGCGGCCCGGCGCCAACAGGAGCGCCGCCAATCCACCGCCTCGCTGCCCGAGACTCCCGCCGCCGATCGCAGGGAGTCCAGCGGCTAA